One Prinia subflava isolate CZ2003 ecotype Zambia chromosome 8, Cam_Psub_1.2, whole genome shotgun sequence DNA window includes the following coding sequences:
- the ABHD11 gene encoding sn-1-specific diacylglycerol lipase ABHD11 isoform X4, with product MMLRRLPRAPAPPPLPRSLPQAAAVSARSVATAVPLAHVELEGCRDRLPLILLHGLFGSHANFQTVAKTLVRRGSGKPDLVERLISVDIGPGSTAPVSEFSAYISAMKEVKVPVGLSRSAARQLADDQLQPVIKLPQLRQFLLTNLVEVEGRYVWRVNLEAISQHLADIMNFPVFHKPYPGPALFLGGSNSPYISSRDYPEIQRLFPKAEIQYIKGAGHIVHQDKFEEFITAVLNFLPQL from the exons atGATGCTTCGCCGGCtgccccgcgcccccgccccgccgcccctcccGCGCTCTCTCCCGCAGGCTGCCGCCGTCTCCGCCCGCTCCGTGGCAAC TGCAGTGCCCCTGGCCCATGTGGAGTTGGAGGGTTGCAGGGATCGGCTACCCCTCATTCTGCTCCACGGGCTCTTTGGCAGCCATGCCAACTTCCAGACAGTGGCCAAGACACTGGTGCGCCGTGGTAGCGGCAAG CCAGACCTGGTGGAGCGCCTCATCTCTGTAGACATTGGTCCTGGCTCAACTGCCCCCGTGTCCGAATTCTCTGCCTACATCTCGGCCATGAAGGAGGTGAAGGTCCCGGTGGGGCTGTCCCGCTCAGCAGCACGCCAGCTGGCAGATGACCAGCTGCAGCCCGTGATCAAG ctcccacagctgagACAGTTCCTCCTCACCAACCTGGTGGAGGTGGAGGGTCGCTATGTATGGCGGGTGAACCTGGAGGCTATTTCCCAGCACCTGGCAGATATCATGAACTTTCCTGTCTTCCACAAGCCGTACCCTGGTCCTGCACTCTTCTTGGGAGGGTCCAACTCACCCTATATCAG CTCCAGAGACTACCCAGAGATCCAACGCCTCTTCCCCAAGGCAGAAATCCAGTACATTAAAGGTGCAGGCCACATAGTCCATCAGGATAAATTTGAAGAATTCATCACTGCTGTCCTCAATTTCCTGCCACAGCTGTAG
- the ABHD11 gene encoding sn-1-specific diacylglycerol lipase ABHD11 isoform X1: MMLRRLPRAPAPPPLPRSLPQAAAVSARSVATAVPLAHVELEGCRDRLPLILLHGLFGSHANFQTVAKTLVRRGSGKVLTVDARNHGSSPHSPVMTYEAMSLDVQHLLSCLGITKCILVGHSMGGKTAMTLALQRPDLVERLISVDIGPGSTAPVSEFSAYISAMKEVKVPVGLSRSAARQLADDQLQPVIKLPQLRQFLLTNLVEVEGRYVWRVNLEAISQHLADIMNFPVFHKPYPGPALFLGGSNSPYISSRDYPEIQRLFPKAEIQYIKGAGHIVHQDKFEEFITAVLNFLPQL, from the exons atGATGCTTCGCCGGCtgccccgcgcccccgccccgccgcccctcccGCGCTCTCTCCCGCAGGCTGCCGCCGTCTCCGCCCGCTCCGTGGCAAC TGCAGTGCCCCTGGCCCATGTGGAGTTGGAGGGTTGCAGGGATCGGCTACCCCTCATTCTGCTCCACGGGCTCTTTGGCAGCCATGCCAACTTCCAGACAGTGGCCAAGACACTGGTGCGCCGTGGTAGCGGCAAG GTGCTGACAGTGGATGCCCGGAACCATGGcagcagcccccacagccctgtgaTGACGTATGAAGCGATGAGCCTGGACGTGCAGCAcctcctgagctgcctgggCATCACCAAGTGCATCCTCGTGGGACACAGCATGGGGGGCAAGACGGCCATGACCCTGGCCTTGCAGCGG CCAGACCTGGTGGAGCGCCTCATCTCTGTAGACATTGGTCCTGGCTCAACTGCCCCCGTGTCCGAATTCTCTGCCTACATCTCGGCCATGAAGGAGGTGAAGGTCCCGGTGGGGCTGTCCCGCTCAGCAGCACGCCAGCTGGCAGATGACCAGCTGCAGCCCGTGATCAAG ctcccacagctgagACAGTTCCTCCTCACCAACCTGGTGGAGGTGGAGGGTCGCTATGTATGGCGGGTGAACCTGGAGGCTATTTCCCAGCACCTGGCAGATATCATGAACTTTCCTGTCTTCCACAAGCCGTACCCTGGTCCTGCACTCTTCTTGGGAGGGTCCAACTCACCCTATATCAG CTCCAGAGACTACCCAGAGATCCAACGCCTCTTCCCCAAGGCAGAAATCCAGTACATTAAAGGTGCAGGCCACATAGTCCATCAGGATAAATTTGAAGAATTCATCACTGCTGTCCTCAATTTCCTGCCACAGCTGTAG
- the ABHD11 gene encoding sn-1-specific diacylglycerol lipase ABHD11 isoform X2, which translates to MWSWRVAGIGYPSFCSTGSLAAMPTSRQWPRHWCAVVAARQVLTVDARNHGSSPHSPVMTYEAMSLDVQHLLSCLGITKCILVGHSMGGKTAMTLALQRPDLVERLISVDIGPGSTAPVSEFSAYISAMKEVKVPVGLSRSAARQLADDQLQPVIKLPQLRQFLLTNLVEVEGRYVWRVNLEAISQHLADIMNFPVFHKPYPGPALFLGGSNSPYISSRDYPEIQRLFPKAEIQYIKGAGHIVHQDKFEEFITAVLNFLPQL; encoded by the exons ATGTGGAGTTGGAGGGTTGCAGGGATCGGCTACCCCTCATTCTGCTCCACGGGCTCTTTGGCAGCCATGCCAACTTCCAGACAGTGGCCAAGACACTGGTGCGCCGTGGTAGCGGCAAG GCAGGTGCTGACAGTGGATGCCCGGAACCATGGcagcagcccccacagccctgtgaTGACGTATGAAGCGATGAGCCTGGACGTGCAGCAcctcctgagctgcctgggCATCACCAAGTGCATCCTCGTGGGACACAGCATGGGGGGCAAGACGGCCATGACCCTGGCCTTGCAGCGG CCAGACCTGGTGGAGCGCCTCATCTCTGTAGACATTGGTCCTGGCTCAACTGCCCCCGTGTCCGAATTCTCTGCCTACATCTCGGCCATGAAGGAGGTGAAGGTCCCGGTGGGGCTGTCCCGCTCAGCAGCACGCCAGCTGGCAGATGACCAGCTGCAGCCCGTGATCAAG ctcccacagctgagACAGTTCCTCCTCACCAACCTGGTGGAGGTGGAGGGTCGCTATGTATGGCGGGTGAACCTGGAGGCTATTTCCCAGCACCTGGCAGATATCATGAACTTTCCTGTCTTCCACAAGCCGTACCCTGGTCCTGCACTCTTCTTGGGAGGGTCCAACTCACCCTATATCAG CTCCAGAGACTACCCAGAGATCCAACGCCTCTTCCCCAAGGCAGAAATCCAGTACATTAAAGGTGCAGGCCACATAGTCCATCAGGATAAATTTGAAGAATTCATCACTGCTGTCCTCAATTTCCTGCCACAGCTGTAG
- the ABHD11 gene encoding sn-1-specific diacylglycerol lipase ABHD11 isoform X3 produces the protein MMLRRLPRAPAPPPLPRSLPQAAAVSARSVATAVPLAHVELEGCRDRLPLILLHGLFGSHANFQTVAKTLVRRGSGKVLTVDARNHGSSPHSPVMTYEAMSLDVQHLLSCLGITKCILVGHSMGGKTAMTLALQRPDLVERLISVDIGPGSTAPVSEFSAYISAMKEVKVPVGLSRSAARQLADDQLQPVIKLPQLRQFLLTNLVEVEGRYVWRVNLEAISQHLADIMNFPVFHKPYPGPALFLGGSNSPYIR, from the exons atGATGCTTCGCCGGCtgccccgcgcccccgccccgccgcccctcccGCGCTCTCTCCCGCAGGCTGCCGCCGTCTCCGCCCGCTCCGTGGCAAC TGCAGTGCCCCTGGCCCATGTGGAGTTGGAGGGTTGCAGGGATCGGCTACCCCTCATTCTGCTCCACGGGCTCTTTGGCAGCCATGCCAACTTCCAGACAGTGGCCAAGACACTGGTGCGCCGTGGTAGCGGCAAG GTGCTGACAGTGGATGCCCGGAACCATGGcagcagcccccacagccctgtgaTGACGTATGAAGCGATGAGCCTGGACGTGCAGCAcctcctgagctgcctgggCATCACCAAGTGCATCCTCGTGGGACACAGCATGGGGGGCAAGACGGCCATGACCCTGGCCTTGCAGCGG CCAGACCTGGTGGAGCGCCTCATCTCTGTAGACATTGGTCCTGGCTCAACTGCCCCCGTGTCCGAATTCTCTGCCTACATCTCGGCCATGAAGGAGGTGAAGGTCCCGGTGGGGCTGTCCCGCTCAGCAGCACGCCAGCTGGCAGATGACCAGCTGCAGCCCGTGATCAAG ctcccacagctgagACAGTTCCTCCTCACCAACCTGGTGGAGGTGGAGGGTCGCTATGTATGGCGGGTGAACCTGGAGGCTATTTCCCAGCACCTGGCAGATATCATGAACTTTCCTGTCTTCCACAAGCCGTACCCTGGTCCTGCACTCTTCTTGGGAGGGTCCAACTCACCCTATATCAGGTGA
- the CLDN3 gene encoding claudin-3 yields MSMGLEIGGVALSVLGWLCSIICCALPMWKVSAFIGNNIVTAQILWEGLWMSCVVQSTGQMQCKVYDSMLALPQDLQAARALLVVAIILAVLGLMVAIVGAQCTRCVEDESTKAKITIVSGVIFLLSGVMTLIPVCWSANTIIRDFYNPLVIEAQKRELGTSLYVGWAASALLLLGGGLLCCSCPPKDDRYPTGKVAYSAPRSAVTSYDKRNYV; encoded by the coding sequence ATGTCGATGGGGCTGGAGATCGGCGGTGTGGCCTTGTCTGTGCTGGGTTGGTTGTGCAGTATTATCTGCTGCGCGTTGCCCATGTGGAAGGTGTCGGCCTTCATCGGCAACAACATCGTGACGGCCCAGATCctctgggaagggctgtggatgAGCTGCGTGGTCCAGAGCACGGGGCAGATGCAGTGCAAGGTCTACGACTCCATGTTGGCACTGCCTCAGGACTTGCAAGCTGCCCGCGCCCTGCTGGTGGTAGCCATCATCTTGGCTGTTCTGGGCTTAATGGTGGCCATCGTGGGCGCCCAGTGCACCCGCTGCGTGGAGGACGAGAGCACCAAAGCCAAGATCACCATTGTCTCCGGTgtcatcttcctcctctctggAGTCATGACTCTCATCCCTGTGTGCTGGTCGGCCAACACCATCATCCGGGATTTCTACAACCCGCTGGTGATCGAGGCTCAGAAGCGGGAGCTGGGCACCTCGCTCTACGTGGGCTGGGCAGCCTCCgcactcctgctgctgggggggggcctgctctgctgctcctgccccccCAAAGACGACAGGTACCCCACGGGCAAGGTGGCCTACTCCGCCCCACGCTCAGCCGTCACCAGCTACGACAAGAGGAACTATGTCTGA
- the LOC134553069 gene encoding claudin-4-like translates to MASMGMQVLGIALSVIGWLASILCCALPMWRETAFVGNNIVVAQIVWEGLWMSCVVQSTGQMQCKVYDSLLALPQDLQAARAMVVVAIILAILGTLLAVTGGKCTNCVEDDTAKAKVMILSGIIFIVASILILIPISWSANSIIQDFYNPLVSDSQKRDLGSSLYVGWAASALLLLGGAILCCTCPPRGEKPYSAKFTAARSLPASNYV, encoded by the coding sequence ATGGCCTCCATGGGGATGCAGGTGCTGGGCATCGCCCTTTCTGTCATCGGCTGGCTGGCCTCCATTCTCTGCTGCGCGCTGCCCATGTGGCGGGAGACGGCCTTCGTCGGGAACAACATCGTGGTGGCGCAGATCgtctgggaagggctgtggatgAGCTGCGTGGTGCAGAGCACGGGACAGATGCAGTGCAAGGTGTACGACTCGCTGCTGGCCCTGCCACAGGACCTGCAAGCTGCCCGTGCCATGGTGGTGGTGGCCATCATCCTGGCCATCCTGGGCACACTACTGGCCGTCACTGGCGGCAAGTGCACCAATTGTGTGGAGGACGACACTGCCAAAGCCAAGGTCATGATCCTCTCCGGCATCATCTTCATCGTTGCCagcatcctcatcctcatccccatctcTTGGTCAGCCAACAGCATCATCCAGGACTTCTACAATCCCCTGGTCTCTGACTCGCAGAAGCGGGACCTGGGCTCGTCTCTCTACGTGGGCTGGGCAGCCtcggctctgctgctgctggggggggCGATCCTGTGCTGCACCTGCCCGCCCCGCGGAGAGAAGCCCTACTCTGCCAAATTCACGGCTGCTCGCTCGCTGCCAGCCAGCAACTACGTGTAG